From the Exiguobacterium aurantiacum genome, one window contains:
- the fapR gene encoding transcription factor FapR produces MRVPKKERQRLLQETIDRNPFIKDEELSKQFAVSIQTIRLDRMELKIPEVRERIKHVASEHLDEVKSLAMSEVIGDMIDLKLDESAISVLDIEREHVFSRNEIARGHVLFAQANSLAVALINDELALTTKADIRFSRQVHLGERVVAKARVIKLRRDGRTDVTVDSYVGEECVFSGDFTIYRRGEEEQA; encoded by the coding sequence ATGCGGGTACCTAAGAAAGAGCGGCAACGCTTATTGCAAGAAACGATTGATCGAAACCCGTTCATCAAAGACGAAGAACTGTCGAAACAGTTCGCCGTCAGTATTCAAACGATTCGTCTCGATCGGATGGAATTAAAGATTCCGGAAGTGAGAGAGCGGATCAAGCATGTAGCCTCAGAACACCTCGATGAAGTGAAGTCGCTCGCCATGAGCGAGGTCATCGGTGATATGATTGACTTGAAGCTCGATGAATCGGCCATCTCGGTTCTCGACATTGAGAGAGAACACGTCTTTAGCCGCAATGAGATCGCCCGGGGACACGTATTGTTCGCCCAGGCCAACTCGTTAGCGGTGGCGCTCATCAATGATGAATTGGCGTTGACCACTAAGGCGGACATCCGCTTTAGTCGCCAAGTCCATCTTGGAGAGCGAGTCGTTGCCAAGGCTCGTGTGATCAAACTACGTCGGGACGGAAGAACGGACGTCACAGTGGATAGTTATGTCGGCGAAGAGTGTGTCTTTAGCGGAGATTTCACGATTTATCGTCGCGGTGAGGAGGAACAGGCATGA